The Oncorhynchus gorbuscha isolate QuinsamMale2020 ecotype Even-year linkage group LG06, OgorEven_v1.0, whole genome shotgun sequence sequence tgtttgtttgactccatgtgtaactctgtgttgttgtatgtatcaaactgctttgctttattttggccaggtcgtaattgtgaatgagaacttgttctcaatttgcctacctggttaaattaaaggtgaaataaaaaaaatgtattcagtACTTTAAGCACAGTCTCTGGTCTACTCTTAGAGAACAGGCTACTCTGGCGAATGATGCTTGTTTAATAacgttatattatattattgaccaaatacttattttccaccataatttgaaaataaattaattaaaaaacctacaatgtgattttctggattttttctctctcattttgtctgtcatagttgaagtgtacctatgatgaaaattacaggcccctcccatctttttaagtgggagaacttgcacaattggtggctgactaaatacttttttgccccactttatGTTATTAATAAAGAACACATTAAAGCAACTCATAGAGAAGATTACTTTGAGGTTGACTTTAATGAAATCAAAGCCATAGTTATGATAATTTTGGAGCACAATCCTTTGTACAACAAACTTATTCACACAATAACTATAGAAATTGTTTTATAATACAAGACATATTCACCGTGATTAGTATAAAAAGTTGGTCTTTGTGCAACATTTACACAAAGTAGCCCTCAAAaataatacagtgcattcggaaagtattcagaccccttgactttttccacattttgttaggttacagccttatcctaaaatggtACCTGTGAAATAAACACAAATCAAACGAGTCCAAACCACTTCCATCAATGGAAATAGATTTTCagttctttatttatttatttgtgtgtgtctgtagtcaCTCCCCCTTCTCCACCATCCAGCTTTACTTTTCAGTCTCATAAAAGGCATACTGTTTGAGCTCCTGTCAATGCCCTGTGCCAGGTACAGGGAGAAAACTAGATATTTTCCTGCCACTCATGGAAaactggtatgtgtgtgtgagggctgtTGGGGTCTTGTTTCAGCTGTTGGTGGCAGCACCTGTATAGATGGCCGGAGGGATGCTGCTCGGAGGATTTTCTTTCCTCAGTTTGCTCCTTCCTCACTGCCTACCACTGCTTCGAGGCCTCCAGCCCCCATTGAAAGAAGGCAGCGGCAGCAACATCCTCAAATGGCATCCTTTAATTGATGAGGCTTTCTGCTGTGTAAGTGCAGGTGGCAGAGGACGTGACAGTGACACTAACCGTTTCACTCTGCAGTAACATAATgccagagctgtgtgtctcaAGGAGCTTCTCTGGGCTGGTGTTAAGAGCAAAGCAGATCCACCCACTTCAGGATCTCTTCCTCCCTGTGGTGCTTGGCCAGTAGGACATCATTGGCAGCTCTAATGGGCTCTGTCCATCAGCCATGATCCAAGATGAAGAGGCAACGTCATCTCTTGTAGGGCCCAGTGGAGAAGCTGTCAAGGGCAGTGGTTGTGTGGCTGGCAGAGGTGTGCTTGGCCAATCTGAAAGAGAGGCACAATATTATTTTAATAACAAAGCCTTGACTATAGACTAACCTAAatcaagtgtgtgtttgtgtgtgagacaaAACAAGTTAGTGCCTGCACACATAAGTTtgtgtgtgatacagtataatttGAATTACCTGTATCTAGCAGGTACTCTTCAGAACAATCCTATTTTGTTGTGGCAGGAACTGGTGTCAAAAGGGAGTGAGGCaggacagcctgtagggaggaccACTGTTAGTGCGGGGCTGGATCAATCTCAGCAGAGAAGAGAGCATGCATGTCGTTCCTCTCCTGAAATAGATGCCCAATTACCTTAGTTTAGCTTTGATtattctaatgtgtgtgtgtgtgtgtgtgtgtgtgtgtgtgtgtgtgtgtgtgtgtgtgtgtgtgtgtgtgtgtgtgtgtgtgtgtgtgtgtgtgtgtgtgtgtgtgtgtgtgtgtgtgtgtggtggagcgTGAACTGTGTGATCATGTCGCTGTGCTGTTTCTTTCTTGTTGTATTCTAAATGCACAATATTAACTTTTCCCGACTGCTCAGTTTACTCGCCCTGGCAatcactgatgtgtgtgtgttcatataaCACAGAACTTTGTCAAGCTGACCGAGTCCATGTAGTAGGAAATTCAGTGATAAGCTTTGGCATCAACTACTATCAACAGTGTAGAGTAAAAAGGATATCAATCATTCAGATCTGTATTGACATAGACTTAATCATGTGAAGTTACAAAACTTCAAGGACCGAGTCATCACTCGAGTTTAACAACGGATGTAGGTTACATTGCAAGTACAGTGCCTAAgaaaagtgttcagaccccttgactttttccatattttgttaggttacagccttattctaaaattgattatgaatcgacacacaatactccataatgccgaagcaaaaacaggtttttagaaaatgctacatttacataagtgttcagagcctttgctctgtactttgttgaagtacctttgacagcgattacagccaagagtcttcttgggaatgccgctacaagcttggcacacctgtatttggggagtttctcccactcttctctgcagatcatctcaagctctgtcaggttggatggggagcgttttttcagatctctccagcaatgttcgatcaggtttgagtccgggctctggctgggccactcaaggacattcagagacttgtcccgaagccagtcctgtgttgttttggctgtgtgcttagggtcgctgtccagttggaaggtgaaccttcgccccaatctgaggtcctgagcgctctggagcaggttttcatcaaggatctctcggtACTTTCTCCAttaatctttgcctcgatcctgactagtatcctcgtccctgctgctgaaaaacattcccaccaccatgcttcaccatagggatggtgccaggtttcctccagacgtaacgcttggcattcaggccaaagagttaaatcttggtttcatcagaccagagaatcttgtttctcatggtctgagagtctttaggtgctttttggcaaactccaatcaACTCAATGCACCATATGTACACATGTCAACCAGGAGCTCTAAAGGGGCAGTCCCGTTTAGTTCCTGTATATACTGGTTACAGAAACGTTGCATAGGCATAATTCATAGGGTTGGTTTGGCAGTGTCTGGCATCGTCTCCTATCTTAACTTAACTTTTTACGGGtacgtgggacggtagcgtcccacctggccaacatccagtgaaattgcagagcgcgaaattcaaaaatactaagttcaaatatttaacattcttgaaaatatatgtgttatacatcaaaataaagcttaacttcttgtgaatccagccaccatgtcagatttttaaaaaggcCCTACAGCAAGAGCAAatcatgcgattatctgaggactgcaccccgcatacaaacacatgaaaatcatatttcaaccaggcaggtgcgacacaagtcagaaataacgATGTAAAAATGCCTtagctttgatgatcttcttctgttggcactccaaaaggtcccgtagctgtgaggggaacggcacctcagtacctccaggctctgatcaggtcctacacccaaataatggcactgcgttcatccacctctggcctgctcgcctccctaccactgaggaagtacagttcccgctcagcccagtcaaaactgttcgctgctctggctccccaatggtggaacaaactccctcacgacgccaggacagcggagtcaatcaccaccttccggagacacctgaaaccccacctctttaaggaatacctaggataggataaagtaatccttctcaccccccttaaaatatttagatgcactattgtaaagtggttgttccactggatgtcataaggtgaatgcaccaatttgtaagtcgctctggataagagcgtctgctaaatgacttaaatgttaaatgttaatgttaatgttaaatGTCCCAGTtatatcacaaatggtccttttgtttgataatgtccttttttatatccataaaaactcagtttagctggtgcAGTTCAGTCACTAATCCACTCAGTTTCcttccatcaaaatgcatacaaaattattcccaaacgttactaataaacttttctaaacaagtcaaacaaagtttataatcaaaccttaggtatccTAATATGCAAATAAACAGTACATTTAAGActgagaatagtatgttcatacCCTGAGATAAATAAGAAAGAACGCGGTTTACGCCATGCGCTTGGAAACACTAAAGCCacaatgggagccacctagaaaaactacaatttctgggtcatttttccaaaaaccagcctgaaactctttctaaagactgttgacatctagtggaagccctaggaactgcaatttgggaGGACTTGGGCTTATAATTATAGTACTACCCactcgtagcactcacgtctgtagccatgaagtgctttgaaaggatggtcatggctcacatccacaccactatcccagaaaccctagaaccaCCTAGATTTGCATATCGTCCCAGCAGATCCAAAGATGATGCTATCTCCCTTACACTCAacaatgccctttcccacctggacacctacagttgaagtcagaagtttacatacaccttagccaaatagattGACTGTTTTTCCacgattcctgacatttaatcctagtaaaaattccctgtcttaggtcagttaggatcaccactttattttaagaatgtgagatGTCAGAATGATATTAGAGagcatgatttatttcagcttttatatctttaatcacattcccagtgagtcaaaagtttacatacattcaattagtatttggtagcattgccttcaaattgtttaactttggtcaaacgtttcgggtagccttccacaagcttcccaaaataagtgaattttggcccattcctcctgacataactggtgtaactgagtcaagtttgtaggcctttttgctcgcacacgctttttcagttctgcccacacattttctataggattgaggtcagggctttgtgatggccacttcaataccttgattttgttgtccttaagccattttgccacaactttggaagtatgcttgtctatttggaagacccatttgcgaccaagcttcaacttcctgactgatgtcttgagatgttgtttcaatatatccacataattttccatcctcatgatgtcatctattttgtgaattgcaccagtccctcctgcagcaaagcacccccacaacatgatgctgccacccccatgcttcacgattgggatggtgttcttcggcttgcaagcctcacactttttcctccaaacataacgatggtcattatggccaaacagttctattccaacttaagtgtatgtaaacttccgacttcaactgtatgtgagaatgctattaatttactacagctcagcgttcaacaccatagtgccctccaagctaataactaagctaaggaccctgggactaaacacctccctctgcaactggatcctggacttcctgacggtccgcccccaggtggtaagtgtaggtaacaacacatctaccacgctgatcctcaacatgggggcccctcaggggtgtgtgctcagtcccatcctgtactccctgttcacttatgattgcatggccaggcacgactccaacaccatcatcaagtttgctgatgacacaacagtggtaggcctgaacacagacaacgatgagacagcctatagagaggaggtcagagacctggccgtgtggtgccaggacaacaaccactccctccacgtcatcaagacaaaggcgatgattgtggactacaggaaaaagaggactgagcatgccccattctcatcaacggggctgtagttgagcaggttgagagcttcaagttccttggtgtccacatcactaacaaactatcatggtctaagcacaccaagacagtcatgaagagggcacgacaaaacctattccccctcaagagactgaaaagatttggcatgggtcctcagatcttcaaaaggttctacagctaaaccatcgagagcatggttgcatcactgcctggtaaggcaactgctcagcctccgaccgcaaggcacaacagagggtagtgtgtacggcccagtacatcactggagccaagcttcctgccatccaggacctcagaggaaggccctaaaaactgtcaaaggctccagccaccctagtcatagactgttctctctgctaccggagtcagtaccggagcaccaagtctaggtccaaaagtcttctaaacagcttttacccccaagccataagggcTACCCAAACCCCTCttttatactgctgctactctgtttattatctatgcataatcacttacctcaattacctctaaccggtgcccccgcacattgactctgtatcagtaccacctgtatgtagcctcgctattgttattttattgctgctgtttatttatttgttacttttattttcacatttttacttatctattttttacttataaCACTTACTTTTTCTTatcttcttaaagcattgttggttaagggcttgtaagtaagtatttaattgtaaggtgttgtattcggtaacatgtgaccaatacgatttgatttgatgaaaccaacattgaactctttggcctgaatgccaagcatcaggtctggaggaaatctggtaacatctctacggtgaagcatggtggtggcggcatcatagtgtgtggatgtttttcagaggcagagactggtaaactagtcaggatcgagggaaatatgaatggagcaaagtacagagatccttgatggcaACCAGCCCCagagtgctcagaacctcagatcgggggtgaaggttcaccttccaacaggacaacaatcctaagcacacagccaagtgtGGACTTGATCGGGACAAGTCTCTcaatgtccctgagtggcccagccagagccggaCCGattgaatatctctggagagacctgcaaatagctgtgcagtgacattccccatccaacctgacagagcttgagaggatctgcagagaagaatgggagaaactccccaaatagaggtgtgccaagcttatagcgtcatacccaagaagactcgagactgtaatcgctgccaaaggtctctgaatactcatgtaaatatgatatcagttttttttaaattaatttgcaaacatttaaaaaaaaactgtttttgctttgtccttgtggggtattgtgtgtggattgttgaggggaaaaaaacgatgtaatccattgtagaataaggctgtaatctaacaaaatgtggagaaggtgaaggtctgaatactttccaaatgcattgtgTACAGATGATATCTCTATCATTCCCTATGTTTACCACATATTAGGGGTGCgcaggtcagctgtttgttcacctgcGCACGCCTGGATTTGCTAATAAAATAACCCATCCACAACTGCCTGACTATATGTGATAAAATGAAAATCTGAGGCCCGCACCGAACCTTAAGGCTATGTGAGGTTATATACCTACAGTCAGTGTtcagatttcagtttccatttaactcttataaacagtaggctacagttcccttgacaTGACATAGGCCAATTTGAAGTCCTGTCTTGTGACTGTCGAATATGTATAGCGCCTCACAATCATGACACGTAACATAGctgcactgctatcatcctcggTTATCACTTCACCAAATATATAATTTTATGGCCAacccttctctttattttcaatTCTCCTTCAGCATCTTTTATCTTATTGAATTAAACTTCGACAATAGCCTTTTCCCTCCGTGGATTGACATTAACGTTAACCTTAATATGCGAGGTTAAAATTGTGATTTGAAAGGACATGTCCTACCTGCTAAATCTGTGCCATTCAGGTCTCCATAGTGTCAGATCTATCATGCCAGAGTTCGTTCAGAGGCTGGTCAGTAGTCAGAGGATTTAGCAACTGCTTAGATTTAGCAAACTAATGTTAGGAGCTAGTGAAGCTAGACGAATTTGAGGGCACATCTGTTGCTTGCGTAGAACATTGTTTAGTAGGGTAGTAATTTAGCAATACATACATATAACGTTAGCTAAAATAGCTAGCCTAACGTTGACGTTACATACTTagtaacgttagctggctaattTAGCATAGCAATCCACATCCATGCAATGGCAGGAAACGTGAAAGACAAGGAGGCTTTTCAAAGACTGAACTTCCTGTATCAGGTACGTTTTCTTGATGTCTAGTAATCCAGCTATACCTTTGGCTTTATAACTAATATTCTCAGAATTCTTTAATATGACATTGATTTCTTGCAGGCTGCACACTGTGTTTTGTCTCAAACCTCTGAGAATGTGGAGTTAGCTCGTTTTTACTGCTTCACTCAGAAGACAATCGCAAAACGTTTGGTACTGAGACAGTGGGTAACATACACTAACAATATCATATAACGTTAAACTTGTCAGAAAACATGGTGTTACATTTGCATCAATAAAGGTTGTAACGTTCATGTCATGTTCGAATACATGACAGAAATAATAAGTTTGAAACATGTCTGCTAAAACGATGACAACTAGGGCATGACTATAATGTTATTAATGTCTTTATAGAGACCCCTCAGTGAAAAGAACATTATGTAAGAAGTGCTACTCTTTGCTGGTCCCAGGAGTAACTGCCACAGCCAGACAGAGAAGTAAGTTTATTCATGCAAGACTAAGTCACTTTGTATATGCTACATGGCATATATATGGGGCCaagatttgcaaataaattcataaatcctacaatgagattttctgg is a genomic window containing:
- the LOC124037750 gene encoding ribonuclease P protein subunit p21-like is translated as MAGNVKDKEAFQRLNFLYQAAHCVLSQTSENVELARFYCFTQKTIAKRLVLRQDPSVKRTLCKKCYSLLVPGVTATARQRRTKHRNRMTVLRCLRCGQCKRFLNNPEHRLWVDQPEAQLENQSQPEQGPSTKELKEKVDGPISQLSSTGPSST